A genomic stretch from Desulfolutivibrio sulfodismutans DSM 3696 includes:
- a CDS encoding DUF465 domain-containing protein — protein MEARDLELISMHGENDAELKALYEEHVSYEKILEKLENKPYLTPAEDLEVKEIKKKKLAGKTKMEAILTKYRNTEEN, from the coding sequence ATGGAAGCACGCGATCTGGAGCTCATTTCCATGCACGGCGAGAATGACGCGGAACTCAAGGCCCTGTACGAGGAGCACGTATCGTACGAGAAGATCCTGGAGAAACTGGAGAACAAACCCTATCTCACCCCGGCCGAGGATCTTGAAGTCAAAGAGATCAAGAAGAAGAAGCTGGCCGGGAAGACCAAGATGGAAGCCATCCTCACGAAATACAGAAATACCGAGGAGAATTGA
- the ilvB gene encoding biosynthetic-type acetolactate synthase large subunit, whose amino-acid sequence MELSGAQILLESLRREGVDVVFGFPGGAVIDIYHQLPNYPINHVLVRHEQGAIHAADGYARASGKVGVCLVTSGPGATNTVTGIATAYMDSIPVVIFTGQVPTPLIGNDAFQEVDIVGITRSCTKHNYLVKDVTKLAHTIKEAFYLASSGRPGPVLVDIPKDVQQAVTEYKYPKTIKMRSYNPTIEPNVKQVRKVADLIAKAKKPIIYAGGGVISSNAHEELTWLARTLKIPVTATLMGLGCFPGDDPLWLGMLGMHGTFAANHAINNADLILAIGSRFDDRVTGKISEFAKKATIVHIDVDPTSIQKNVLVHVPVVSDCRAFLLALNREMAPRLDEGTATPSHDKWLAQVQEWATEHPVAYSHEGAAIKPQAVVETIYKLTKGKAIITTEVGQNQMWAAQFYRYHTPRTFLSSGGLGTMGYGFPAAIGAQMAFPDKLVIDVAGDGSIQMCIQELATAVCYGLPVKIVILNNGYLGMVRQWQELFYAKNYCATCLDVAPDFVKLAEAYGAAGYRVTDPAEVEKTLKEAFALPRTVIVDIVVDREENVYPMVPAGKPLTEMLLV is encoded by the coding sequence ATGGAATTGAGCGGGGCGCAAATCCTTCTGGAATCCTTGCGCAGAGAGGGGGTTGACGTCGTTTTCGGGTTTCCCGGCGGCGCGGTGATCGACATTTATCACCAACTGCCCAACTACCCGATCAATCACGTTTTGGTACGCCACGAACAGGGGGCCATTCATGCCGCCGACGGCTATGCCCGGGCCTCGGGCAAGGTCGGCGTATGCCTGGTAACCTCCGGTCCCGGGGCCACCAACACCGTGACGGGCATCGCCACCGCCTACATGGATTCCATTCCGGTCGTGATTTTCACCGGACAGGTTCCCACCCCGCTCATCGGCAACGACGCGTTTCAGGAAGTGGACATTGTGGGCATCACCCGCTCCTGTACCAAACACAACTATCTGGTCAAGGATGTGACCAAGCTGGCCCACACCATCAAGGAGGCCTTCTATCTGGCCTCCTCGGGGCGGCCGGGACCGGTTTTGGTGGATATCCCAAAAGACGTGCAGCAGGCCGTGACCGAATACAAGTATCCGAAAACCATCAAGATGCGTAGCTACAACCCCACCATCGAACCCAACGTCAAGCAGGTTCGCAAGGTGGCCGACCTCATCGCCAAGGCCAAAAAGCCCATCATCTACGCCGGGGGCGGGGTCATCTCCTCCAATGCCCACGAGGAACTGACCTGGCTGGCGCGCACCTTGAAGATTCCGGTCACGGCCACGCTCATGGGCCTTGGCTGCTTTCCCGGCGACGATCCCTTATGGCTGGGAATGCTCGGCATGCACGGCACGTTTGCGGCCAACCACGCCATCAACAACGCCGACCTCATCCTGGCCATCGGGTCGCGTTTCGACGACCGGGTCACGGGAAAAATCAGCGAGTTCGCCAAAAAAGCCACCATCGTGCATATCGACGTGGACCCCACTTCGATTCAGAAAAACGTCCTGGTGCATGTCCCCGTGGTTTCGGACTGCCGGGCCTTCCTTCTGGCGCTGAACCGGGAAATGGCCCCCCGTCTTGACGAGGGCACAGCCACGCCGTCCCATGACAAATGGCTGGCCCAGGTGCAAGAGTGGGCGACCGAGCATCCGGTCGCCTATTCCCACGAAGGCGCGGCCATCAAGCCCCAGGCCGTGGTGGAGACCATCTACAAGCTGACCAAGGGCAAGGCCATCATCACCACCGAGGTTGGCCAGAACCAGATGTGGGCGGCTCAGTTTTACCGCTACCATACCCCGCGTACATTCTTGAGTTCCGGGGGCCTGGGGACCATGGGCTACGGGTTTCCGGCGGCCATCGGGGCCCAGATGGCCTTTCCGGACAAGCTGGTCATTGATGTGGCCGGGGACGGCTCCATCCAGATGTGCATCCAGGAGCTGGCCACGGCCGTGTGCTACGGACTGCCCGTGAAGATCGTGATCTTAAATAACGGTTATCTGGGCATGGTTCGGCAATGGCAGGAGCTTTTCTACGCCAAGAATTATTGCGCCACCTGCCTGGATGTGGCCCCGGACTTCGTGAAGCTGGCCGAAGCGTATGGTGCGGCGGGATATCGGGTCACAGACCCGGCCGAGGTGGAGAAGACCTTGAAGGAGGCCTTCGCCCTGCCCCGGACGGTCATTGTGGACATCGTCGTGGACCGGGAGGAGAACGTCTATCCCATGGTTCCGGCCGGTAAGCCCTTAACCGAAATGCTTCTGGTCTAG
- the ilvN gene encoding acetolactate synthase small subunit, with the protein MRHIISILVENEPGVLSRVAGLFSGRGFNIETLNVAPTLTPGLSIMTITTHGDEQIIEQIIKQLRKLVTTLKVVDLSEASSVEREMMLLRVDAEGTKRAEILRIVDIFRCKVVDVSPEELIIEVTGEQGKLTALINLLQRYGIKEVARTGAVALRRGMQG; encoded by the coding sequence ATGCGACACATCATTTCCATTCTCGTGGAGAACGAGCCGGGCGTGCTGTCCCGGGTGGCGGGGCTTTTCAGCGGCCGGGGGTTCAACATCGAGACCCTCAACGTGGCCCCCACGCTGACGCCCGGGCTCTCGATCATGACCATCACCACCCACGGCGACGAGCAGATCATCGAACAGATCATCAAGCAGCTACGCAAGCTGGTGACCACGCTGAAGGTTGTCGACTTAAGCGAGGCCAGCTCCGTGGAGCGGGAGATGATGCTTTTGCGGGTGGACGCCGAGGGGACCAAGCGGGCCGAGATACTACGCATCGTGGACATCTTCCGCTGCAAGGTGGTGGACGTCAGCCCCGAAGAACTCATCATCGAGGTCACCGGGGAGCAGGGCAAACTGACGGCGCTGATCAATCTGTTGCAGCGCTACGGCATCAAGGAAGTGGCCCGGACAGGGGCCGTGGCCCTACGCCGGGGCATGCAGGGATAG
- the ilvC gene encoding ketol-acid reductoisomerase, with the protein MKVYYDQDADLSLLANKTVAVIGYGSQGHAHAMNLRDSGVNVVIGQRPGGANWQKAKEDGFSPVSAGDAAAQADVIMILVPDQTQRSLYENEIKPNLTAGKMLMFAHGFNIHFGQIVPPADVDVTMCAPKGPGHLVRRVYTEGAGVPNLIAVHQDATGKATEMALAYAKGIGGTRGGVLTTTFKEETETDLFGEQAVLCGGVSELMKAGFETLVEAGYQPEIAYFECLHEMKLIVDLIYEGGLARMRYSISDTAEYGDYTRGPRIVTDQTRQEMRKILKEIQQGEFARDFILENAAGKPHFLAMRRINAEHLIEKVGGKLRGMMSWLKK; encoded by the coding sequence ATGAAAGTTTACTACGACCAGGACGCGGACCTCTCCCTTTTGGCCAACAAGACCGTGGCCGTCATCGGCTACGGCAGCCAGGGGCACGCCCACGCCATGAACCTGCGCGATTCCGGCGTGAACGTGGTCATCGGGCAGCGTCCCGGCGGGGCCAACTGGCAAAAGGCCAAGGAAGACGGATTTTCCCCTGTCAGCGCCGGGGATGCGGCGGCCCAGGCCGACGTGATCATGATTCTTGTGCCTGACCAAACCCAGCGGAGCCTGTATGAAAATGAGATCAAGCCCAACCTGACGGCGGGCAAGATGCTCATGTTCGCCCACGGCTTCAACATCCACTTCGGTCAGATCGTGCCCCCGGCGGACGTGGACGTGACCATGTGCGCCCCCAAGGGCCCGGGCCATCTGGTGCGCCGGGTGTACACCGAGGGCGCGGGCGTGCCCAACCTCATCGCCGTGCACCAGGACGCCACGGGCAAGGCCACGGAGATGGCCCTGGCCTACGCCAAGGGCATCGGCGGCACGCGCGGCGGCGTCCTCACCACCACCTTCAAGGAAGAGACCGAGACGGACCTTTTCGGCGAGCAGGCCGTGTTGTGCGGCGGCGTGTCCGAATTGATGAAGGCCGGTTTCGAGACCCTGGTGGAGGCCGGATACCAGCCGGAAATCGCCTATTTCGAGTGCCTGCATGAAATGAAGCTCATCGTGGATCTCATCTACGAGGGCGGTCTGGCCCGCATGCGCTATTCCATCAGCGACACCGCCGAATACGGCGACTATACGCGCGGCCCGCGCATCGTCACCGACCAGACCCGCCAGGAGATGCGCAAGATCTTGAAAGAGATCCAGCAGGGCGAATTCGCGCGGGACTTCATCCTGGAAAACGCTGCGGGCAAGCCGCATTTTCTGGCCATGCGGCGCATCAATGCCGAACACCTCATCGAGAAGGTGGGCGGCAAACTGCGCGGCATGATGAGCTGGCTGAAGAAATAG
- a CDS encoding tetratricopeptide repeat protein, with product MECLSRVCRLAVTVFLLVLAAVIVVDGGAWRTAALATPEGTPEVQPAPPAEAASAPAAELSFFQWMEKAQAGDLEAQCNVGVFYVNGQGVPRDYPEGLAWLYRAGNAGFSHAQFLLAGLYSQGFGTTPSDPFRSWFWAALAASSQDIPDQDRQLAVKMMAAGEKELSAQHLASVQKMAKDWSLGRAAAPR from the coding sequence ATGGAGTGCTTGTCTCGAGTCTGCCGCCTGGCGGTGACCGTTTTTTTGCTGGTCCTGGCGGCGGTGATCGTCGTGGACGGCGGGGCCTGGCGTACGGCGGCGTTGGCCACCCCGGAGGGGACGCCCGAGGTCCAGCCCGCGCCGCCAGCGGAGGCGGCGTCCGCCCCGGCTGCGGAATTGTCCTTTTTCCAGTGGATGGAGAAGGCCCAGGCCGGAGATCTTGAGGCCCAGTGCAACGTCGGCGTGTTCTACGTCAACGGCCAAGGCGTCCCCAGGGACTATCCGGAAGGCCTGGCCTGGTTGTACCGGGCGGGCAACGCCGGGTTTTCCCACGCCCAGTTCTTGCTGGCCGGGCTCTACAGCCAGGGATTCGGAACCACCCCTTCCGATCCCTTCCGGAGCTGGTTTTGGGCCGCGCTGGCGGCGTCCAGCCAAGACATCCCCGACCAGGACCGCCAGTTGGCCGTGAAGATGATGGCGGCGGGGGAGAAAGAGCTGTCCGCCCAACATCTGGCCTCGGTGCAGAAAATGGCCAAGGACTGGAGCCTGGGGCGGGCGGCCGCGCCACGCTGA
- a CDS encoding SemiSWEET family sugar transporter, producing MPSFDPFFSDLFGYAAGILTTVAFLPQVIKTYASRSARDISLSMYVIFTIGILLWLAHGLLAGSGPVVAANSVGLVLSLSMVVMKVVFGRGKR from the coding sequence ATGCCATCGTTCGACCCCTTTTTTTCCGACCTTTTCGGCTATGCGGCCGGAATCCTGACCACCGTGGCCTTTTTGCCCCAGGTGATCAAGACCTATGCCTCCAGGTCCGCCAGGGACATTTCGCTCTCCATGTACGTCATTTTCACCATCGGAATCCTCTTGTGGCTGGCTCACGGCCTGCTCGCCGGTTCCGGACCCGTGGTGGCCGCCAACAGCGTGGGGCTCGTGTTGTCCCTGTCCATGGTGGTCATGAAGGTTGTTTTCGGAAGGGGAAAGCGGTAG
- a CDS encoding class I SAM-dependent methyltransferase codes for MSIAEKMREIASQVGPEHVYRTVYDEDLHVLVPGKEDINAEILDTFSRIDFTGKSVVDLGCNFGFFTFYAARLGARQVVGVDREEGVLQGCEVLKEYFNSPVSFEAHDIYDPACTLPERTFDIAMLVEFIGKTFIVENRIAPTLGFLEKLSERELIVSVQKIYWIRKELGTTPEALRGMYTDRYVQGGSFYLLDYVRDFFAPRWRMEPISELNGEYEKPRKLLRFVRAQPETPA; via the coding sequence ATGTCCATTGCCGAGAAGATGCGCGAGATCGCCTCCCAGGTGGGGCCGGAGCATGTTTACCGTACCGTGTACGACGAGGATCTTCACGTCCTGGTTCCGGGAAAGGAAGACATCAATGCGGAGATCCTGGACACCTTTTCCAGGATCGACTTCACGGGAAAAAGTGTTGTCGACCTGGGCTGCAACTTCGGCTTTTTCACCTTCTATGCCGCCAGGTTGGGCGCCCGCCAGGTGGTGGGGGTGGATCGCGAGGAGGGGGTGTTGCAGGGGTGCGAGGTGTTAAAGGAATACTTTAACTCTCCGGTCAGCTTCGAGGCCCACGACATCTACGATCCGGCCTGCACCCTGCCCGAGCGGACCTTCGACATCGCCATGCTTGTGGAATTCATCGGCAAAACATTCATCGTGGAGAACCGGATCGCGCCCACCCTGGGGTTTCTGGAGAAACTCTCGGAGCGGGAATTGATCGTGTCGGTGCAAAAGATCTACTGGATCAGAAAGGAACTGGGAACCACGCCCGAGGCCCTGCGCGGCATGTATACCGACCGGTACGTACAGGGCGGATCGTTTTATCTGCTGGACTACGTGCGGGACTTTTTCGCCCCGCGCTGGCGCATGGAGCCCATCTCGGAGTTAAACGGGGAATACGAGAAGCCCCGCAAGCTCCTGCGGTTCGTGCGGGCCCAGCCGGAGACTCCCGCGTAA
- a CDS encoding UbiX family flavin prenyltransferase, with protein sequence MRRVVLAVTGASGMPYAVSLARELSRAPGVELHLILSDAARLVLSLESAVSAAELSGMAHTVYRQNELDAGPASGSWRHAGMVVCPCSMASLAAIATGLGSNLIHRAADVCLKERRPLILVPRETPYNRTHLKNMLAAHEAGAEILAAAPGFYHKPATIDDLVHFVVARILDRLGISHDLMHGWKEDTP encoded by the coding sequence ATCCGCCGCGTAGTTCTGGCCGTCACCGGGGCCAGCGGCATGCCCTATGCCGTGTCCCTGGCCCGGGAACTGTCCCGGGCGCCCGGCGTGGAGCTGCATCTCATCCTGTCCGATGCGGCCCGACTGGTCCTTTCCCTGGAGTCTGCGGTTTCCGCCGCCGAACTGTCGGGCATGGCCCACACGGTCTACCGCCAAAACGAGCTGGACGCCGGACCGGCCAGCGGTTCCTGGCGGCATGCGGGCATGGTGGTGTGCCCCTGCTCCATGGCCTCCCTGGCGGCCATCGCCACGGGCCTGGGCTCGAATCTCATCCACCGGGCCGCCGACGTCTGCCTCAAGGAACGCCGTCCCCTGATCCTGGTGCCGCGCGAGACGCCGTATAACCGGACGCATCTCAAAAACATGCTGGCGGCGCACGAGGCCGGGGCGGAGATCCTGGCCGCCGCGCCGGGCTTCTACCACAAACCCGCAACCATCGACGACCTGGTGCATTTCGTGGTGGCCCGCATCCTGGACCGCCTGGGCATCTCCCACGACCTTATGCACGGCTGGAAAGAGGACACGCCATGA
- the cysS gene encoding cysteine--tRNA ligase: MQLYNTQTRSKEVFTPRIPGQVNMYVCGITAYDLCHIGHARSCVVFDVLVRHLRSQGLAVRFVRNFTDVDDKIIKRANTEGIPPEEVAEKYIAAFHEDMDALGILRADAEPRATAYITPMLELAQRLIDKGHAYATPSGDVYFRVRSFPGYGKLSGRDVEDLRSGARVAPGEEKEDPLDFALWKAAKPGEPMWDSPFGKGRPGWHLECSAMSEGLLDLPLDIHGGGQDLIFPHHENEIAQSEAALGRDFCRFWVHNGFVRINTEKMSKSLGNFITLRDIFAGYLPEVLRFFLVSAHYRSPLDYSREAMDEAEKGIRRVYAALESAAQAVSRTKWSGSALPADIAPEMARLESGFAAAMDDDLNTAAALGHVFGMARLVNRVLEDKTLAKCKDVPDLCRRFLADMAGYAAVLGVFGTDPAEFTARLKTSRMSRKGIDAAKVEALLAERQTARQNKDFARSDAIRDELSALGVEVKDTPAGPEWDVA; this comes from the coding sequence ATGCAGCTTTACAATACCCAGACCCGCTCCAAAGAGGTCTTCACCCCGCGCATTCCCGGACAGGTCAACATGTACGTGTGCGGGATCACGGCCTACGACCTGTGCCACATCGGCCATGCCCGTTCCTGCGTGGTCTTCGACGTCCTGGTGCGCCACCTGCGCAGCCAGGGCCTTGCCGTGCGTTTCGTGCGCAACTTCACGGACGTGGACGACAAGATCATCAAAAGGGCCAACACCGAGGGCATACCGCCCGAGGAGGTGGCTGAAAAATACATCGCCGCCTTTCACGAGGACATGGACGCCCTGGGAATTCTTCGCGCCGACGCCGAGCCCCGGGCCACGGCCTACATCACCCCCATGCTGGAATTGGCCCAGCGCCTGATCGACAAGGGCCACGCCTACGCCACCCCCTCGGGCGACGTCTATTTCCGGGTGCGATCTTTTCCCGGCTACGGCAAACTCTCGGGCCGCGACGTGGAGGATCTGCGCTCCGGGGCGCGGGTCGCGCCCGGCGAGGAAAAGGAAGACCCTCTGGATTTCGCCCTGTGGAAGGCGGCCAAGCCCGGCGAACCCATGTGGGACAGTCCCTTCGGCAAGGGCCGCCCGGGCTGGCACCTGGAGTGCTCGGCCATGAGCGAGGGGCTTTTGGATCTGCCCCTGGACATCCACGGCGGCGGCCAGGATCTGATCTTTCCCCACCACGAAAACGAGATCGCCCAGAGCGAGGCCGCCCTTGGCCGGGACTTTTGCCGGTTCTGGGTGCATAACGGCTTCGTGCGCATCAATACCGAAAAGATGTCCAAGTCGCTGGGCAACTTCATCACCCTGCGCGACATCTTTGCCGGATACCTCCCCGAGGTGCTGCGCTTTTTCCTGGTCTCGGCCCACTACCGCAGTCCCCTGGACTATTCCCGGGAGGCCATGGACGAGGCCGAAAAGGGCATCCGCCGCGTCTATGCCGCCCTGGAGTCGGCCGCCCAGGCCGTAAGCCGCACCAAGTGGTCCGGCAGTGCCCTGCCCGCCGACATCGCCCCGGAGATGGCCCGGCTGGAATCCGGCTTTGCGGCGGCCATGGACGACGACCTGAATACCGCCGCCGCCCTGGGGCATGTCTTCGGCATGGCCCGGCTCGTCAACCGGGTTTTGGAGGACAAGACCCTGGCCAAATGCAAGGACGTGCCCGACCTGTGCCGCCGGTTTTTGGCCGACATGGCCGGATATGCCGCCGTGCTCGGGGTCTTCGGCACGGACCCGGCTGAGTTTACGGCCCGGCTCAAGACCAGCCGCATGTCGCGCAAGGGCATCGACGCCGCCAAGGTGGAGGCGCTTCTGGCCGAGCGGCAGACGGCCCGCCAGAACAAGGATTTCGCCCGCTCGGACGCCATCCGCGACGAGCTTTCGGCCCTTGGCGTGGAGGTCAAGGACACCCCGGCCGGGCCGGAGTGGGACGTGGCCTAG
- a CDS encoding sodium:solute symporter family protein — MFSIILLCVFFAFMIGVGVWGMRRTSSLNDFFLGGRSIGPWVSAVAYGTTYFSAVLFIGFAGKLGWAYGLNALWIAAGNAVFGSLMAWLILGKRTRRMTKNLDVMTMPEFLQERYDGKYLKIISALIIFVFLLPYSASVFKGLGYLFEANFNISFDTALLIMIGITGLYLVLGGYFAIAFTDFIQGIIMIFGSIVMVYLLVQKGGGLSEVLSTIPGKHLLHMPLEKQPGTLLLCALVFMTSFGTWGLPQMVQKFYAVKDESVIVKAAWATCVFALIIGFAAYFTGSMTHLFYDAPPLTASGAADFDRFIPDMLKTNLPEALMALILLLVLSASMSTLSSLVLVSASAVAIDLYKGHINPEVSNKASVRLIRLLSALFIVISYVIARYDFDIIITLMSLSWGAVAGAFMAPYIYGLFWKGATKAGVKAGMATGLVVNITLFFILGPAKSPIASSAAMIAPFAVVPLVSLFTRPPSERTIAQAFGAKG; from the coding sequence ATGTTTTCCATCATCCTTTTATGCGTCTTTTTCGCCTTCATGATCGGGGTCGGCGTGTGGGGCATGCGCCGCACCTCGTCCCTAAACGACTTTTTCCTGGGCGGACGCAGCATCGGTCCCTGGGTGTCGGCCGTGGCCTACGGCACGACGTATTTTTCCGCCGTGCTCTTTATCGGATTCGCCGGAAAGCTCGGCTGGGCCTATGGTCTCAACGCCCTGTGGATCGCCGCCGGCAACGCCGTGTTCGGGTCGCTTATGGCCTGGCTGATTCTGGGCAAACGCACCCGGCGCATGACCAAGAACCTCGACGTGATGACCATGCCGGAGTTTCTGCAGGAGCGTTACGACGGGAAATATTTAAAAATCATCAGCGCGCTTATCATTTTCGTGTTCCTGCTCCCCTATTCCGCCTCGGTCTTCAAGGGCCTGGGGTATCTGTTCGAGGCCAATTTCAACATCTCCTTCGACACGGCCTTACTTATCATGATCGGCATCACCGGGCTGTACCTGGTGCTCGGCGGCTATTTCGCCATCGCCTTCACGGATTTCATCCAGGGCATCATCATGATATTCGGGTCCATCGTCATGGTCTACCTGCTGGTGCAAAAGGGCGGCGGTCTTTCCGAGGTGCTCTCCACCATCCCGGGCAAACACCTCCTGCACATGCCGCTTGAAAAACAACCCGGCACGCTGCTTCTGTGCGCCCTGGTGTTCATGACCTCGTTCGGAACCTGGGGCCTGCCCCAGATGGTGCAGAAGTTCTATGCCGTCAAGGACGAGTCGGTCATCGTCAAGGCCGCCTGGGCCACCTGCGTCTTTGCCCTGATCATCGGGTTTGCAGCCTATTTCACCGGGTCAATGACGCACCTTTTCTACGACGCCCCTCCCCTGACCGCCTCCGGCGCGGCGGACTTCGACCGCTTCATCCCGGACATGCTCAAGACGAACCTTCCGGAAGCCCTCATGGCGCTGATCCTGCTCCTGGTGCTCTCGGCCTCCATGTCCACCCTGTCCTCCCTGGTCCTGGTCTCGGCCTCGGCCGTGGCCATCGACCTGTACAAGGGCCACATCAACCCCGAGGTCTCCAACAAGGCCTCGGTTCGCCTCATCCGCCTGCTTTCGGCGCTTTTCATCGTCATCTCCTACGTCATCGCCAGGTACGACTTCGACATCATCATCACGCTGATGTCCCTGTCCTGGGGCGCGGTGGCCGGGGCCTTCATGGCCCCCTACATCTACGGCCTGTTCTGGAAAGGCGCCACCAAGGCCGGGGTCAAGGCGGGCATGGCCACGGGGCTTGTGGTCAACATCACGCTCTTTTTCATCCTGGGCCCGGCCAAGTCCCCCATCGCCTCGAGCGCGGCCATGATCGCGCCCTTTGCGGTCGTCCCCCTGGTGAGCCTTTTTACCCGTCCGCCAAGCGAGAGGACCATCGCCCAGGCCTTCGGCGCCAAAGGATAA
- a CDS encoding AMP-binding protein, with amino-acid sequence MSDDTPLFDLTMGQLLAKTAAANPDTEAVVYVDRDFRLTYSQFDKLTDDLAKGLMALGVQKGEKVAVWATNVPYWVALQFATAKMGAILLTVNTNYKRNELKYLLTNSECENIFIIDGFRDSDYIQILYDLAPELRSMERGRIKSTTFPHLKRVFFLGPEKHRGMYNIPEVLGMARMVTDEEYAERQATLHPDDVVNMQYTSGTTGFPKGVMLTHKSVVNNGYWIGQRQRFSPKDRLCLTVPLFHCFGCVLGVMACVNHGVTMVIVEAFNPVSVMSSIDQERCTAVYGVPTMFIAMLEHKLFKKFDFSCLRTGIMAGSPCPIQVMRQVMDLMYMKEITICYGLTENSPVMTQTTPDDPLHYRVESVGKALPHIEVCVRDPETGLEVPHGVQGEVCCRGYSLMKGYYNNPEATAKAITPDGWLRSGDLGTMDENGYLAITGRLKDMIIRGGENIYPREIEEFLYTLEGVSDVQVAGVPSRKYGEEVGAFIILKKGVTMAPEDVRDYCRGQIAWHKIPKYVAFVDSYPITASGKIQKYKLRELAGEMFPEAMN; translated from the coding sequence ATGTCCGACGACACTCCCTTGTTCGATCTGACCATGGGCCAGCTTCTGGCCAAAACCGCGGCGGCGAACCCGGACACCGAGGCCGTGGTCTATGTGGATCGTGATTTCCGCCTGACGTACTCCCAGTTCGACAAGCTCACCGACGACCTGGCCAAGGGGCTCATGGCCCTGGGCGTGCAGAAAGGCGAGAAGGTGGCCGTATGGGCCACCAACGTGCCCTACTGGGTGGCCTTGCAGTTCGCCACGGCCAAGATGGGCGCCATCCTGCTCACGGTCAACACCAACTACAAAAGAAACGAGCTCAAGTACCTGCTCACCAACTCCGAGTGCGAGAACATCTTCATCATCGACGGCTTTCGCGACTCGGACTACATCCAGATCCTCTACGATCTGGCCCCGGAACTGCGCAGCATGGAACGCGGGCGTATCAAAAGCACCACCTTCCCGCACTTGAAACGCGTCTTCTTCCTGGGCCCTGAAAAACACCGCGGCATGTACAACATCCCCGAGGTGCTGGGCATGGCGCGCATGGTCACGGACGAGGAGTACGCCGAGCGCCAGGCCACCCTGCATCCCGACGACGTGGTGAATATGCAGTACACCTCGGGCACCACGGGCTTTCCCAAGGGGGTCATGCTCACCCACAAAAGCGTGGTCAACAACGGCTACTGGATCGGGCAGCGGCAACGCTTCTCGCCCAAGGACCGGTTGTGCCTGACCGTGCCGCTGTTCCATTGCTTCGGGTGCGTCCTGGGGGTCATGGCCTGCGTCAACCACGGGGTGACCATGGTCATCGTGGAGGCGTTCAACCCGGTGTCGGTCATGTCCTCCATCGACCAGGAGCGGTGTACGGCGGTCTACGGCGTGCCCACCATGTTCATCGCCATGCTCGAACACAAGCTCTTTAAAAAGTTCGACTTCTCCTGCCTGCGCACGGGCATCATGGCCGGTTCCCCCTGCCCCATCCAGGTCATGCGCCAGGTCATGGATCTCATGTACATGAAGGAAATCACCATCTGCTACGGCCTGACCGAGAACTCCCCGGTCATGACCCAGACCACCCCCGACGATCCCCTGCACTACCGGGTGGAGTCCGTGGGCAAGGCCCTACCGCACATCGAGGTCTGCGTGCGCGACCCCGAAACCGGCCTGGAAGTGCCGCACGGGGTGCAGGGCGAGGTCTGCTGCCGGGGCTATTCGCTGATGAAGGGCTACTACAACAACCCCGAGGCCACGGCCAAGGCCATCACCCCTGACGGCTGGCTTCGCTCCGGCGACCTGGGAACCATGGACGAGAACGGCTACCTGGCCATCACCGGACGCCTCAAGGACATGATCATCCGGGGCGGCGAGAACATCTACCCCCGGGAGATCGAGGAATTCCTCTACACCCTGGAGGGCGTCTCCGACGTGCAGGTGGCGGGCGTGCCCAGCCGCAAGTACGGCGAGGAGGTGGGGGCCTTCATCATCCTGAAAAAGGGCGTGACCATGGCCCCCGAGGACGTGCGCGACTACTGCCGGGGCCAGATCGCCTGGCACAAAATCCCCAAATACGTGGCCTTCGTGGACAGCTATCCCATCACCGCCAGCGGAAAGATCCAGAAGTACAAACTGCGCGAACTGGCTGGCGAGATGTTCCCCGAGGCCATGAACTAA